The Flavobacteriales bacterium genome includes a window with the following:
- a CDS encoding DUF354 domain-containing protein, which produces MRVLIDIGHPAHVHYLRHFVTEMQQKGHEVRIVSRDKEVALTLLDYYGFTYHNRGKGKNGMIGKLLYILSADWFLFKQARKFRPDIYVSAGSMYAAHVAWITGKPHIALDDTDHNAFQHMLYTPFTRAILTPKVFQKDFGKKHLRFDGFLELGSLHPNRYVPDTSHAKEILKDSGKDRYVILRFVSWNASHDIGLKGLTMDDKYRLVKELSRYAKVVISSEKTLPDDLQQYAFRVHPALMHHVLHGAALLVSESLTMSAEAAFLGTPALCISTAQAGTLDEEVRLGLIELFRESDGLVERAISLVQDSQYKEKYRLKSAEVMKELVDLTALMVWFVEEFPKSMNELGENPDKQKNFKVNLRVSEPIKLPNE; this is translated from the coding sequence ATGCGTGTGTTGATTGACATAGGACACCCTGCACACGTCCATTACCTGAGGCATTTCGTCACGGAAATGCAACAGAAAGGGCATGAGGTACGGATCGTTTCCAGAGATAAGGAGGTCGCGTTAACCTTGCTTGATTATTACGGTTTTACCTATCACAACAGAGGAAAGGGTAAGAACGGTATGATCGGTAAGCTGCTGTATATTCTGTCGGCGGACTGGTTTCTGTTCAAACAAGCCAGGAAGTTTAGGCCGGATATCTATGTCAGCGCAGGGTCGATGTATGCAGCCCACGTGGCGTGGATTACCGGTAAACCACACATAGCTCTGGATGATACCGATCACAATGCCTTTCAGCACATGCTGTACACGCCTTTTACGCGCGCCATTCTCACGCCAAAGGTTTTCCAGAAGGACTTTGGAAAAAAGCACCTGAGGTTCGATGGATTCCTGGAGTTGGGATCATTGCACCCCAATAGGTATGTGCCGGATACAAGCCATGCCAAGGAGATTCTTAAAGATTCCGGCAAGGACCGCTACGTGATCCTGCGCTTTGTTTCCTGGAATGCCAGTCATGACATCGGTCTGAAAGGACTGACCATGGATGATAAATACCGGCTGGTGAAAGAGCTATCCAGATATGCGAAGGTGGTGATCAGTTCCGAGAAAACGTTGCCTGATGATCTGCAGCAATATGCCTTCAGGGTTCATCCGGCACTGATGCATCACGTGCTGCACGGTGCAGCTTTATTGGTGAGCGAAAGTCTCACCATGTCTGCCGAGGCCGCTTTTCTGGGAACCCCTGCCTTATGTATCAGCACGGCACAGGCCGGAACGCTGGACGAGGAAGTCAGACTGGGATTGATCGAGCTGTTCCGGGAAAGCGACGGATTGGTGGAAAGGGCCATAAGCCTGGTACAGGATTCTCAATATAAGGAGAAATACAGGTTGAAATCAGCAGAGGTCATGAAGGAATTGGTTGATCTGACCGCCCTGATGGTGTGGTTTGTCGAAGAATTTCCGAAAAGCATGAATGAATTAGGCGAAAATCCTGATAAACAGAAAAATTTTAAGGTAAATTTGCGCGTAAGTGAGCCGATAAAGTTGCCAAATGAATAA
- a CDS encoding peptidoglycan bridge formation glycyltransferase FemA/FemB family protein produces the protein MKTQVIFNKNPDPKKWDDFVVAHPSGNIFQTPGMVEVYKRTPGCEAGVIAAEDSEGNILGVMAYMILAESGLKKIVSTRSIVTGGPLVKDDDNDIAQQLLSEYCRNIRSKKAIYTEVRNLFDIKALDPAFKAVGFSYVDHLTIHNDLEQSEEDMKKALHRGRNSNIKRARNKGLVVKEIKGEEAIRAGHILIRDTYIKIGLPAPHEKLFLNTAEILGDRARIVGCYHGDILIGCRVYLLFNGMSYDWYAAIDREHSNLNAADLMPWLMMLQLKSEGIKIYDFAGAGKPDQEYSVRDYKLKFGGTLMNFGRYSKIHNPLLYRLGVWGLKLYKYVR, from the coding sequence ATGAAAACACAAGTGATTTTTAACAAAAACCCTGACCCGAAGAAGTGGGATGATTTTGTGGTGGCGCATCCGTCAGGGAATATTTTCCAGACACCTGGAATGGTGGAGGTATATAAAAGGACACCGGGTTGTGAAGCCGGTGTCATCGCTGCTGAAGATAGCGAAGGAAATATCCTGGGTGTAATGGCCTATATGATTCTTGCCGAGTCCGGCCTGAAGAAGATCGTATCCACCCGGTCCATCGTTACCGGTGGCCCTCTGGTGAAAGACGATGACAACGATATTGCCCAACAACTTCTCTCCGAATATTGCCGGAACATACGGAGTAAAAAGGCCATCTACACGGAAGTCCGGAATTTGTTTGATATCAAAGCCCTCGATCCTGCCTTCAAGGCAGTCGGCTTTTCGTATGTAGATCATCTTACCATTCATAATGACCTGGAGCAGTCCGAGGAAGATATGAAGAAAGCCCTTCACCGTGGCCGGAACTCCAATATCAAGAGGGCACGGAACAAAGGCCTGGTGGTGAAGGAAATCAAAGGGGAAGAAGCCATCCGTGCCGGTCATATCCTCATACGTGATACCTACATCAAGATCGGTTTGCCCGCGCCGCATGAGAAACTCTTCCTCAATACTGCAGAAATCCTCGGAGATCGTGCGCGCATCGTAGGTTGCTATCACGGAGATATCCTCATCGGATGCCGGGTATATCTGCTTTTCAATGGAATGTCCTATGATTGGTATGCTGCCATTGACAGGGAACATTCAAACCTTAATGCAGCCGACCTCATGCCCTGGCTCATGATGCTTCAGCTCAAATCAGAAGGGATCAAGATATACGACTTTGCCGGTGCGGGAAAGCCAGATCAGGAGTATTCCGTGAGGGACTATAAACTCAAGTTTGGCGGTACACTTATGAACTTCGGCAGGTATTCTAAAATTCACAATCCGCTTCTTTACAGACTAGGTGTGTGGGGTCTTAAACTGTACAAATACGTCAGGTAA
- a CDS encoding DUF354 domain-containing protein translates to MKIFIDIGHPAHVHYFRNFIRDMEAKGHSVVITARDKEVALTLLDYYGFSYTNRGKGRRGMIGKLLYMLKADWQLLKVARKTKPDIFMSFASPYAAQVAWLMGKPHIAFDDTDHNPFSHMMYVPFSKAIMTPKVYQKDQGKYQVRFDGFMELCSLHPMRYKPDPGAEKDLAALKKEGRFVLLRFVSWEASHDIGLEGLSLEEKYALVKGLSKHARVIISSEQDLPDDLQQYAYNVNPAYMHDILREASLLVSESLTMSAEAVFLGTPSLCISTALAGTLDEEVRLGLIELYRKPQGLVERAIEIAGQLDYKSGFADKVKEVVKDKIDVTGFMEWFVENYPESFDIMKKDPDYQNRFK, encoded by the coding sequence ATGAAGATTTTTATTGACATAGGTCATCCCGCACACGTGCACTATTTCCGGAATTTCATCCGGGACATGGAAGCAAAAGGGCATTCTGTGGTGATCACCGCCAGGGATAAGGAAGTGGCGCTGACATTGTTGGACTATTATGGGTTTTCCTATACCAACCGGGGAAAGGGTAGAAGAGGAATGATTGGAAAACTGCTGTATATGCTAAAGGCAGATTGGCAGTTGCTGAAGGTGGCGCGTAAAACGAAACCTGATATCTTCATGAGTTTCGCATCGCCCTATGCCGCTCAGGTTGCATGGTTGATGGGAAAGCCCCACATCGCATTCGATGATACGGATCATAACCCGTTCTCGCATATGATGTACGTGCCATTCTCCAAAGCCATCATGACACCAAAGGTTTACCAGAAAGATCAGGGTAAATATCAGGTGAGGTTTGATGGTTTTATGGAACTGTGTTCCCTGCATCCCATGCGTTATAAGCCGGATCCCGGTGCGGAAAAGGACCTGGCAGCGCTGAAAAAGGAAGGAAGGTTCGTTCTGCTTCGCTTTGTGTCCTGGGAAGCCAGTCATGACATAGGTTTGGAGGGATTATCTCTTGAAGAAAAGTACGCACTTGTCAAAGGTTTGTCCAAACATGCCCGTGTGATCATTTCTTCCGAACAGGATCTGCCGGATGACCTGCAGCAGTATGCTTACAATGTGAACCCTGCGTATATGCACGATATCCTCAGAGAGGCCAGTCTCCTTGTCAGCGAAAGTCTGACCATGTCTGCGGAAGCAGTTTTTCTCGGAACGCCTTCCCTGTGTATCAGTACGGCACTTGCCGGAACCCTTGATGAGGAGGTAAGACTAGGATTGATCGAATTGTATAGAAAGCCACAGGGCCTGGTGGAAAGGGCGATTGAAATTGCCGGTCAGCTTGATTATAAGTCCGGCTTTGCCGATAAGGTGAAGGAAGTGGTGAAGGATAAGATTGATGTGACAGGCTTTATGGAATGGTTTGTCGAAAATTACCCGGAAAGTTTCGACATCATGAAGAAGGATCCGGATTATCAGAATCGATTCAAGTAA
- a CDS encoding polysaccharide deacetylase family protein yields the protein MLKVALTHDVDRTRKSYQYVTGVVKNAIKGKLSDAWYHLTSRFKKEPYWNMYDIAALEDSYGVRSTFFMLDESIKFNPLKPATFALAKGRYDLLEPKIQEAVRYLDANGWEIGLHGSFLSYNNKELLAKEKARLESIVGHPVYGTRQHHLNMDDTTWKIHEDLGFQYDSTWGSNYHMGWVDGKIKPFHPHNNTFTVFPLSVMDVCFMPDPKRWEKLDKLMDEAEEHDAVVVVNFHQRVYNEKEFPGHRAAYIRIIESALQRKGVVAPLNRFYEEYSAKTSAPAV from the coding sequence TGATGTAGATCGTACACGGAAGAGTTACCAGTACGTTACCGGCGTTGTAAAGAATGCCATAAAAGGTAAACTGTCCGATGCATGGTACCACCTGACATCCAGGTTTAAAAAGGAGCCATACTGGAATATGTATGATATCGCAGCCCTTGAGGATTCCTACGGGGTGCGTTCTACCTTTTTCATGCTGGATGAAAGCATCAAGTTCAACCCTTTGAAGCCGGCCACATTCGCTTTGGCCAAAGGACGCTATGATCTGCTTGAACCCAAGATTCAAGAGGCAGTTCGTTACCTGGATGCCAATGGGTGGGAAATAGGATTGCACGGCTCTTTTCTTTCATATAACAACAAAGAATTGCTTGCAAAAGAAAAGGCCAGACTGGAATCTATCGTGGGCCACCCGGTATACGGTACCCGGCAACATCACCTGAATATGGATGATACCACCTGGAAGATCCATGAAGACCTCGGTTTTCAATATGACTCCACGTGGGGATCCAATTATCACATGGGTTGGGTGGATGGTAAGATAAAACCGTTCCATCCGCACAACAATACATTTACCGTATTTCCACTTTCCGTAATGGATGTGTGTTTTATGCCGGATCCCAAACGGTGGGAGAAACTCGATAAGTTGATGGATGAGGCGGAAGAGCATGATGCAGTCGTTGTAGTCAACTTCCATCAGCGGGTGTATAACGAAAAGGAATTTCCAGGTCACCGTGCCGCTTATATCCGGATCATTGAAAGTGCGTTGCAACGCAAAGGGGTGGTGGCACCGTTAAACCGTTTTTACGAGGAATATTCGGCCAAAACATCGGCCCCGGCTGTATGA